One genomic region from Phragmites australis chromosome 1, lpPhrAust1.1, whole genome shotgun sequence encodes:
- the LOC133929000 gene encoding uncharacterized protein LOC133929000 isoform X1 translates to MSQAMSAGGGGGAGQFGDTTFTKLFVGGLAWETHKEGMRAYFEQFGDILEAVVITDKNTGRSKGYGFVTFCEPEAALRACIDPYPVIDGRRANCNLAYLGVSKSKTAPVPPYLQPYAVPPLVCMNGCTAAHVYGGGNMRAMKSIQTAAAGTGGASLMNFVPADHGIQQGIPTYNVYAGYSPYFSDYGYPLNYYQAYGGLQGAQQYAAFGGGATAAGLTMAANSTAGLYPYFQYGPASPVAAGYSMAQYPQLYQYAAAAVGATTTAAAATVTAVAGGLQQYGGAVALTSNSMGQAGMTMSLTTPTLPAPTVQYQYSRVIPSQLAAAPDQKPSLA, encoded by the exons ATGTCTCAGGCGATGTcggccggtggcggcggcggcgcaggccaATTCGGCGACACGACTTTCACGAAGTTGTTCGTGGGGGGCCTTGCCTGGGAGACGCACAAGGAGGGCATGCGGGCCTACTTCGAGCAGTTCGGCGACATCCTTGAGGCCGTCGTCATCACCGACAAGAACACCGGCAGATCCAAGGGATACGGTTTT GTTACGTTCTGTGAGCCGGAGGCGGCGCTGAGAGCTTGCATCGATCCGTACCCAGTCATCGATGGGAGGAGGGCCAACTGCAATCTTGCGTATCTCGGGGTCAGCAAGTCCAAGACAGCACCAGTACCGCCGTATCTGCAACCATATG CTGTTCCTCCTTTGGTGTGCATGAATGGATGCACAGCAGCTCATGTCTACGGGGGAGGCAACATGAGGGCAATGAAGTCCATTCAGACAGCTGCTGCTGGTACTGGTGGTGCCAGCTTGATGAACTTCGTCCCGGCCGATCATGGCATCCAGCAAGGGATTCCTACTTACAACGTTTATGCCGG GTACTCTCCCTACTTCTCGGACTACGGCTACCCGCTG AACTACTATCAAGCCTACGGTGGGCTGCAGGGAGCCCAACAGTATGCAGCATTTGGTGGAGGCGCGACGGCGGCAGGACTAACAATGGCGGCGAACTCCACCGCGGGGCTCTACCCCTACTTCCAGTACGGCCCCGCGAGTCCGGTCGCCGCTGGGTACAGCATGGCGCAGTACCCCCAGTTGTACCAGTACGCCGCGGCTGCGGTGGGCGccaccaccacggcggcggcggccaccgTGACCGCGGTGGCCGGCGGCCTCCAGCAGTACGGTGGCGCGGTGGCGCTTACTTCTAATTCTATGGGACAAGCAG GCATGACAATGTCTCTCACAACTCCAACTCTGCCGGCACCGACAGTGCAATACCAGTACAGCAGGGTGATTCCTTCTCAGCTCGCTGCAGCACCAGATCAGAAGCCCAGCTTGGCCTAG
- the LOC133928994 gene encoding phospholipase A1-Igamma1, chloroplastic-like, which produces MATISSCPNLPAVNHRRPTILFQQPPTGRRWLISAAQNSASSAGSRRELQQRRGRSSHVASSAVSTDPPTSVVGDMERGSLAEKSGRSDGQLTARWREIHGSNNWEGLLDPIDTVLRGELIRYGEFAQACYDAFDYDRFSRYCGSCRYPAQTFFQGVGLDGVGYEVSRYLYATSSVKVPNFNNQKHKSADSKLWSETATFIGFVAVSTDEETARIGRRDIAVAWRGTVTRLEWVADLTATPKPVSEFGIPCPDPSVKVESGFAELYTGKDVECRWCRYSARQQVLAEVRKLVELYHGRGEEVSVTVTGHSLGSALAMLSAFDIAETGANASSDGKRAPVCVFSYSGPRVGNTKFKDRFEQELGVRALRILNVHDTVPKVPGVFYVFDEKTFPEWALRSIDSLGLGAVYVHLGVELALDHKVSTFLKDTLDPACYHNLEAHLHLLDGYQGRDQGFQLCGRDPALVNKAADFLLDEHMVPPVWRQDENKGMVRTEDGRWVLPPRQREVDDHPEDTDHHLDQLGLTAN; this is translated from the coding sequence ATGGCCACAATCTCTTCTTGCCCGAACCTCCCCGCCGTCAACCACCGCCGGCCGACGATCCTCTTCCAGCAGCCTCCGACCGGGCGCCGGTGGCTCATTAGCGCAGCACAGAACAGCGCTTCTTCGGCCGGATCAAGGCGCGAGCTGCAGCAGCGCCGTGGTCGTTCGAGTCATGTCGCCAGCTCGGCGGTGTCAACCGACCCGCCGACGTCCGTGGTCGGCGACATGGAGCGCGGCTCTCTGGCGGAGAAGTCGGGGCGTTCCGACGGGCAGCTGACCGCGCGGTGGCGGGAGATCCACGGCAGCAACAACTGGGAGGGGCTTCTGGACCCCATCGACACGGTGCTCCGCGGTGAGCTCATCCGGTACGGCGAGTTCGCACAGGCGTGCTACGACGCCTTCGACTACGACCGCTTCTCCCGCTACTGCGGCAGCTGCAGGTACCCGGCGCAGACCTTCTTCCAGGGCGTCGGCCTCGATGGCGTGGGCTACGAGGTGTCCCGCTACCTGTACGCCACCTCCAGCGTGAAGGTGCCCAACTTCAACAACCAGAAGCACAAGTCTGCCGACTCCAAGCTGTGGAGTGAGACGGCCACCTTCATCGGCTTCGTGGCAGTGTCCACCGACGAGGAGACGGCGCGCATCGGCCGGCGGGACATCGCCGTGGCCTGGCGCGGCACGGTGACCCGGCTGGAGTGGGTGGCCGACCTGACGGCGACCCCGAAGCCGGTGAGCGAGTTTGGGATCCCGTGCCCTGACCCCAGCGTGAAGGTGGAGTCAGGGTTCGCGGAGCTGTACACGGGCAAGGACGTGGAGTGCCGCTGGTGCCGGTACTCGGCGCGGcagcaggtgctggccgaggtGCGGAAGCTGGTGGAGCTGTACCACGGCAGGGGCGAGGAGGTGAGCGTGACGGTCACGGGGCACAGCCTGGGCAGCGCACTGGCGATGCTGAGCGCCTTCGACATCGCGGAGACCGGCGCGAACGCGTCGTCCGACGGCAAGAGAGCGCCCGTCTGCGTCTTCTCCTACTCGGGCCCGCGCGTGGGGAACACCAAGTTCAAGGACCGGTTCGAGCAGGAGCTGGGCGTGCGCGCGCTGCGCATCCTGAACGTCCACGACACTGTGCCCAAGGTGCCCGGCGTGTTCTACGTCTTCGACGAGAAGACATTCCCGGAGTGGGCGCTGCGGTCGATCGACTCGCTGGGGTTGGGGGCCGTGTACGTGCACCTGGGCGTGGAGCTGGCGCTGGACCACAAGGTGTCTACGTTCCTCAAGGACACGCTCGACCCGGCATGCTACCACAACCTCGAGGCGCACCTGCACCTGCTCGACGGCTACCAGGGCCGCGACCAGGGGTTCCAGCTCTGCGGCAGGGACCCGGCGCTGGTGAACAAGGCGGCGGACTTCCTCCTGGACGAGCACATGGTGCCGCCCGTGTGGCGACAGGACGAGAACAAGGGCATGGTCAGGACGGAGGACGGGCGGTGGGTGCTGCCGCCGCGCCAGAGGGAGGTCGACGACCACCCGGAGGACACCGACCATCACCTCGATCAGCTCGGACTCACCGCCAACTGA
- the LOC133929000 gene encoding uncharacterized protein LOC133929000 isoform X3, giving the protein MSQAMSAGGGGGAGQFGDTTFTKLFVGGLAWETHKEGMRAYFEQFGDILEAVVITDKNTGRSKGYGFVTFCEPEAALRACIDPYPVIDGRRANCNLAYLGVSKSKTAPVPPYLQPYAHVYGGGNMRAMKSIQTAAAGTGGASLMNFVPADHGIQQGIPTYNVYAGYSPYFSDYGYPLNYYQAYGGLQGAQQYAAFGGGATAAGLTMAANSTAGLYPYFQYGPASPVAAGYSMAQYPQLYQYAAAAVGATTTAAAATVTAVAGGLQQYGGAVALTSNSMGQAGMTMSLTTPTLPAPTVQYQYSRVIPSQLAAAPDQKPSLA; this is encoded by the exons ATGTCTCAGGCGATGTcggccggtggcggcggcggcgcaggccaATTCGGCGACACGACTTTCACGAAGTTGTTCGTGGGGGGCCTTGCCTGGGAGACGCACAAGGAGGGCATGCGGGCCTACTTCGAGCAGTTCGGCGACATCCTTGAGGCCGTCGTCATCACCGACAAGAACACCGGCAGATCCAAGGGATACGGTTTT GTTACGTTCTGTGAGCCGGAGGCGGCGCTGAGAGCTTGCATCGATCCGTACCCAGTCATCGATGGGAGGAGGGCCAACTGCAATCTTGCGTATCTCGGGGTCAGCAAGTCCAAGACAGCACCAGTACCGCCGTATCTGCAACCATATG CTCATGTCTACGGGGGAGGCAACATGAGGGCAATGAAGTCCATTCAGACAGCTGCTGCTGGTACTGGTGGTGCCAGCTTGATGAACTTCGTCCCGGCCGATCATGGCATCCAGCAAGGGATTCCTACTTACAACGTTTATGCCGG GTACTCTCCCTACTTCTCGGACTACGGCTACCCGCTG AACTACTATCAAGCCTACGGTGGGCTGCAGGGAGCCCAACAGTATGCAGCATTTGGTGGAGGCGCGACGGCGGCAGGACTAACAATGGCGGCGAACTCCACCGCGGGGCTCTACCCCTACTTCCAGTACGGCCCCGCGAGTCCGGTCGCCGCTGGGTACAGCATGGCGCAGTACCCCCAGTTGTACCAGTACGCCGCGGCTGCGGTGGGCGccaccaccacggcggcggcggccaccgTGACCGCGGTGGCCGGCGGCCTCCAGCAGTACGGTGGCGCGGTGGCGCTTACTTCTAATTCTATGGGACAAGCAG GCATGACAATGTCTCTCACAACTCCAACTCTGCCGGCACCGACAGTGCAATACCAGTACAGCAGGGTGATTCCTTCTCAGCTCGCTGCAGCACCAGATCAGAAGCCCAGCTTGGCCTAG
- the LOC133929020 gene encoding MACPF domain-containing protein At4g24290-like: MAHNKAMLQSSAESAVRSIGLGFDLATDIHLKYCKQRNLPDPSLIELDHGEVQDIVLPGGLTVASVPKSIKCDKGEQMRFRSDVLSFQQINPQSRNYISFWSSSFKGSGHLFTVTSLWVLRGEDKAVHLYQSI; encoded by the exons ATGGCGCACAATAAAGCCATGCTGCAGAGTTCAGCAGAGTCCGCTGTACGGTCCATTGGTCTTGGCTTTGACCTGGCTACCGATATCCATCTCAAGTACTGCAAGCAGCGAAATTTGCCTGACCCGTCGCTGATCGAGCTTGACCATGGTGAGGTTCAGGATATCGTGCTTCCCGGTGGCCTGACAGTTGCCAGTGTGCCCAAGTCAATTAAGTGTGACAAAGGGGAACAGATGAGGTTCCGGTCCGATGTCCTATCATTTCAGCAG ATAAACCCCCAATCGAGGAATTACATCAGTTTTTGGAGTTCCAGCTTCAAAGGCAGTGGGCACCTGTTTACAGTGACCTCGCTCTGGGTCCTCAGAGGAGAAGACAAAGCAGTGCATCTTTACCAGTCAATTTAA
- the LOC133928986 gene encoding cell division protein FtsY homolog, chloroplastic produces MAAPSHVLPFLSHAGTASVRVRSGCRARAGLQRCAAAAGQAGFFTRLGRLIKEKAKSDVEKLFSGFSKTRENLSVVDELLTYWNLADTDRVLDELEEALLVSDFGPKISFRIVDTLREEIRDGKLKSGSEIKAALKRCILELLTSKGGNSELKLGFRKPAVIMIVGVNGGGKTTSLGKLAYRFKNEGVKVLMAAGDTFRAAARDQLEVWAERTGSEIVIDNDKKAQPPAVLSQAVKRGKREGFDVVLCDTSGRLHTNYGLMEELVSCKKVIAKALPGAPNEILLVLDGTTGLNMLQQAREFNDVVGITGFILTKLDGTARGGCVVSVVDELGIPVKFIGVGEGMEDLQPFDAEAFVEAIFP; encoded by the exons ATGGCGGCACCCTCCCACGTGCTCCCCTTCCTCTCCCACGCCGGCACCGCCTCCGTCCGCGTCCGCTCCGGCTGCCGCGCCCGCGCTGGCCTCCAGCGCTGCGCGGCCGCGGCCGGACAGGCGGGCTTCTTCACCCGCCTCGGCCGCCTCATCAAGGAGAAGGCCAAGAGCGACGTTGAGAAGCTCTTCTCCGGCTTCTCCAAGACTCGCGAGAACCTCTCCGTCGTCGACGAGCTCCTCACCTACTGGAACCTCGCCGACACCGACCGCGTCCTCGACGAGCTCGAGGAG GCGCTGCTGGTGTCGGACTTCGGGCCCAAAATCTCGTTCCGGATCGTCGACACGCTCCGCGAGGAAATCCGCGATGGCAAGCTCAAGTCGGGAAGCGAGATAAAG GCGGCGCTGAAAAGGTGCATTCTCGAATTGCTGACGAGCAAGGGCGGCAACTCGGAGCTGAAGCTCGGCTTCAG GAAGCCGGCGGTCATCATGATCGTGGGAGTGAATGGTGGTGGAAAGACAACCTCGCTAG GAAAGCTTGCTTACAGATTTAAGAATGAAGGAGTGAAG GTATTGATGGCAGCAGGTGATACCTTCAGAGCAGCGGCTCGTGACCAGCTAGAAGTTTGGGCTGAGAGAACTGGTTCAGAGATTGTCATTGATAATGATAAGAAGGCACAACCTCCAGCAG TTCTTTCGCAGGCAGTGAAGCGTGGGAAGCGTGAAGGATTTGATGTGGTTCTATGTGATACGTCAGGAC GACTTCATACAAATTATGGTCTGATGGAAGAGTTGGTTTCTTGCAAAAAAGTCATAGCTAAAGCCCTTCCTGGTGCTCCTAAT GAGATTTTACTGGTTCTCGATGGCACAACTGGCTTAAACATGCTACAGCAAGCGAGGGAGTTCAATGAT GTTGTTGGAATCACTGGATTCATCCTGACTAAGCTAGATGGCACCGCACGGGGTGGTTGTGTG GTCAGCGTTGTCGATGAACTTGGAATTCCAGTTAAGTTTATTGGGGTCGGTGAAGGGATGGAAGATCTACAACCTTTTGATGCCGAGGCATTTGTTGAAGCCATTTTCCCATGA
- the LOC133929000 gene encoding uncharacterized protein LOC133929000 isoform X2, producing the protein MSQAMSAGGGGGAGQFGDTTFTKLFVGGLAWETHKEGMRAYFEQFGDILEAVVITDKNTGRSKGYGFVTFCEPEAALRACIDPYPVIDGRRANCNLAYLGVSKSKTAPVPPYLQPYAAHVYGGGNMRAMKSIQTAAAGTGGASLMNFVPADHGIQQGIPTYNVYAGYSPYFSDYGYPLNYYQAYGGLQGAQQYAAFGGGATAAGLTMAANSTAGLYPYFQYGPASPVAAGYSMAQYPQLYQYAAAAVGATTTAAAATVTAVAGGLQQYGGAVALTSNSMGQAGMTMSLTTPTLPAPTVQYQYSRVIPSQLAAAPDQKPSLA; encoded by the exons ATGTCTCAGGCGATGTcggccggtggcggcggcggcgcaggccaATTCGGCGACACGACTTTCACGAAGTTGTTCGTGGGGGGCCTTGCCTGGGAGACGCACAAGGAGGGCATGCGGGCCTACTTCGAGCAGTTCGGCGACATCCTTGAGGCCGTCGTCATCACCGACAAGAACACCGGCAGATCCAAGGGATACGGTTTT GTTACGTTCTGTGAGCCGGAGGCGGCGCTGAGAGCTTGCATCGATCCGTACCCAGTCATCGATGGGAGGAGGGCCAACTGCAATCTTGCGTATCTCGGGGTCAGCAAGTCCAAGACAGCACCAGTACCGCCGTATCTGCAACCATATG CAGCTCATGTCTACGGGGGAGGCAACATGAGGGCAATGAAGTCCATTCAGACAGCTGCTGCTGGTACTGGTGGTGCCAGCTTGATGAACTTCGTCCCGGCCGATCATGGCATCCAGCAAGGGATTCCTACTTACAACGTTTATGCCGG GTACTCTCCCTACTTCTCGGACTACGGCTACCCGCTG AACTACTATCAAGCCTACGGTGGGCTGCAGGGAGCCCAACAGTATGCAGCATTTGGTGGAGGCGCGACGGCGGCAGGACTAACAATGGCGGCGAACTCCACCGCGGGGCTCTACCCCTACTTCCAGTACGGCCCCGCGAGTCCGGTCGCCGCTGGGTACAGCATGGCGCAGTACCCCCAGTTGTACCAGTACGCCGCGGCTGCGGTGGGCGccaccaccacggcggcggcggccaccgTGACCGCGGTGGCCGGCGGCCTCCAGCAGTACGGTGGCGCGGTGGCGCTTACTTCTAATTCTATGGGACAAGCAG GCATGACAATGTCTCTCACAACTCCAACTCTGCCGGCACCGACAGTGCAATACCAGTACAGCAGGGTGATTCCTTCTCAGCTCGCTGCAGCACCAGATCAGAAGCCCAGCTTGGCCTAG